A genomic window from Triticum urartu cultivar G1812 chromosome 7, Tu2.1, whole genome shotgun sequence includes:
- the LOC125523268 gene encoding uncharacterized protein LOC125523268 codes for MSGCDEHEIADFSRVVGGQTLQVNALLIGNTILMGVMVGIGAYGHHYRHHPLTRFLFLGATILFLPIVSYTVSITNNQNIVTVLSSRNRMVTGLCRSNHRFMVLLCATVVQIVGINTTAIVAADVREGRSIPPPTVLLVQAIWTTYLGFNIIKGPNAMSLQNAIKYITLLAIFSPFPLIFAKIVLKYYAWYHAKQAFAFGRNPRLIVGYMEQLPDRSYHAEVAGEYTPPLLIVSREDTMLVEKQPHGYRMCNTADRTRINNNAGLVTIDKVWELDGILLKSKTQFKDLCFSFALFKMLRCRFAKYTVTEAGFMKAQNFLWHVLLEDSDDTQILGVIASELSFLHDYYYSSLPISYSKSWIPIWSISISILSIGYCLFITMILMAYLVASGVASGAEWQVLCQVNCMGSPYGTGDTKHFGSVWFHWFDVLPLLSLGALVMLSEAREIASYICSDWTKVALLCHYISSREYPTLPKWIGLLLQCRCKLVEPWQDKMSQCSILVLRRRKTPLALLRRLIPLPEQKKNVKVPREVKAAIVNTLRSIRGDLRNGMMSLQQLGIQVGGNFLQACNAKGTSDALLSWHIATSIFEVRYPHSTTSGHASVATHLSRYCAYLVSYSPELLPDDDAWSNSMYKATKKDAERVLSGRIAKPTPELQYRHLVELLTARSKHEVLKDGAKLGEQLVEFMEGEEAGWKALAEFWCKLLLYIAPSDNLDGHAEAIARGGELVTLLWALLTHFGVVSRRKATSTTNTTTTTTATSASHVV; via the coding sequence ATGTCTGGTTGCGACGAACATGAAATAGCAGACTTCTCTAGGGTCGTTGGAGGACAGACGTTGCAAGTGAATGCTCTCCTGATAGGGAATACCATCCTAATGGGGGTCATGGTCGGGATAGGCGCTTACGGCCATCACTACCGCCACCATCCATTGACTCGCTTCCTCTTCCTTGGTGCCACCATATTATTCTTACCCATCGTCTCCTACACTGTATCCATCACTAATAATCAGAATATTGTGACTGTTCTCTCCAGTAGAAATAGAATGGTGACAGGGTTGTGTCGAAGCAATCACAGATTTATGGTCTTATTATGTGCTACCGTTGTTCAGATTGTTGGTATCAATACCACCGCAATCGTTGCCGCTGATGTTAGAGAAGGTCGAAGCATTCCTCCCCCTACAGTACTACTTGTGCAAGCAATATGGACTACCTACCTTGGATTCAACATCATAAAAGGTCCAAATGCAATGTCCCTACAAAATGCCATCAAATATATAACATTGCTTGCCATTTTTTCACCATTTCCACTTATCTTTGCCAAAATAGTCTTGAAGTATTATGCCTGGTACCATGCCAAACAAGCATTTGCATTTGGACGCAATCCTCGTCTTATTGTTGGATACATGGAGCAGCTACCAGATAGAAGTTATCATGCTGAGGTGGCCGGTGAGTATACACCTCCCCTACTTATTGTTTCAAGGGAGGACACTATGTTGGTAGAGAAGCAGCCCCATGGTTACCGGATGTGCAATACAGCTGATAGGACAAGGATAAACAACAACGCGGGCTTAGTGACCATTGACAAAGTTTGGGAGTTGGATGGCATTCTTCTCAAGTCAAAAACTCAGTTCAAAGATCTATGTTTTTCATTTGCATTGTTCAAGATGTTACGGTGTCGTTTTGCAAAATATACCGTCACTGAAGCTGGATTCATGAAGGCTCAAAACTTCTTATGGCATGTGCTGCTCGAGGATAGTGATGATACGCAGATACTGGGGGTGATTGCATCTGAGCTTTCTTTTCTTCACGATTATTATTATTCATCCCTTCCAATATCATACTCCAAGAGCTGGATACCAATCTGGAGCATATCCATTTCCATCTTAAGCATTGGTTACTGCTTATTTATCACAATGATTTTGATGGCATATCTCGTGGCAAGTGGAGTGGCGAGTGGAGCTGAATGGCAGGTTCTTTGTCAAGTAAATTGCATGGGAAGTCCCTATGGAACTGGTGATACCAAACATTTTGGAAGTGTGTGGTTTCACTGGTTTGATGTATTGCCATTGCTTTCACTTGGTGCATTAGTCATGCTTTCCGAAGCGAGGGAAATTGCGTCGTACATCTGCTCTGACTGGACTAAAGTAGCCTTATTGTGCCACTATATTTCTTCGCGTGAATATCCTACATTGCCAAAATGGATTGGCTTATTGTTGCAGTGTAGATGCAAGCTAGTGGAGCCTTGGCAGGATAAAATGAGCCAATGCTCAATCCTAGTGCTCCGCCGAAGAAAAACTCCATTGGCTCTCCTCAGGCGTCTCATTCCTCTGCCTGAGCAAAAGAAGAACGTTAAGGTACCCAGAGAAGTGAAGGCTGCCATTGTCAACACACTGAGAAGCATCAGGGGAGATCTGAGAAACGGCATGATGTCTCTGCAGCAGTTGGGCATTCAAGTTGGTGGCAACTTCCTCCAAGCATGCAATGCCAAAGGTACATCCGACGCCTTGCTTTCTTGGCACATCGCCACAAGCATCTTTGAGGTGAGGTACCCACACTCAACAACTTCTGGCCATGCAAGTGTCGCCACCCACTTGTCACGCTATTGCGCCTACCTGGTGTCATATTCTCCGGAGCTACTTCCTGATGACGATGCATGGAGCAATAGCATGTACAAGGCCACCAAGAAAGACGCCGAGCGCGTCCTCTCAGGCCGCATCGCCAAGCCAACACCGGAGCTGCAATATCGACACTTGGTGGAGCTGCTGACTGCGAGATCCAAGCATGAGGTGCTCAAGGACGGTGCAAAGCTCGGCGAGCAACTGGTGGAGTTCATGGAAGGGGAGGAGGCGGGGTGGAAGGCTCTGGCTGAATTTTGGTGCAAGTTGTTGTTGTACATCGCTCCATCGGATAACCTCGATGGGCACGCGGAGGCGATCGCCCGGGGTGGCGAGCTGGTAACACTCCTGTGGGCACTGCTCACCCATTTTGGGGTTGTCAGTAGGCGTAAGGCCACCTCCACTAccaatactactactactaccaccgCCACGAGTGCTTCTCATGTCGTTTAA
- the LOC125525295 gene encoding probable LRR receptor-like serine/threonine-protein kinase At3g47570, with protein sequence MVHLLTHTLLYLTPSSSQPTSNQSSNYSADLPVLLSFKPLITGDPTEALSSWSWDPVRNGTSTVPLLSRNYLYGSMPASLGLLSNLTSLNVTHNNLTGDIPMSFSNLTALTNLSMHSNYFHGQIPSWLGNLTSLTHLGLAQNSFNGHLSPAPGKMANLVIFDITANRLEGPFPPSLFNLSSVTDFRISFNQFSGSLPLDIGFKLPKLRIFATNGNQFVGPIPASLSNASALKDLFFRGNQHHGLIPQDIGIHGHIRIFSLGHNFLQTTERRDWDFLTSLTNCSNLTILDLEQSNLEGVMPVTIANLSTELYWLTIGRNKIAGTIPAGLGKFQKLRKVILANSLFTGTLPLDIGQIPGLQYLDLSHNRFYGRIPQSLGNITQLSNLSLSNNFLDGSIPASLGTLTKLVSLDLSANSLMGEIPQEILSIPSLTLLLNLSSNALSGSIPTQIGKLNSLGIIDLSMNKMSGEIPDALSSCVQLNFLNLQGNILQGQIPRGFSSLRGLEKLDLSNNNLAGPVPEFLLSLELLTYLNLSFNNLSGPVPNTGIFHNATVLLLPGNGMLCGGPPSLQLPSCPYSQASQHRRRVILFCIVGILIFFMCSLTACYLMKTRIKPNSGADQEIEFRHEMHERISYAEIDAATESFSPANLIGSGSFGNVYIGTLNLDESLYTVAIKVLNLGKRGANRSFLRECEALRKIRHRKLVKVITVCSSLDRNGDEFKALVLEFVCNGNLDEWLHPKAMTNSMTFRRLSLMERLCIALDVAEALEYLHHQIEPSIVHCDIKPCNILLDDDIVAHVTDFGLAKIMHTEECEHGGGGTESSSLVIKGTIGYVAPEYGSGSKPSTEGDVYSYGVLLLEIFTGSRPTDNFMDGVTGLVGYVRMSYPDKLLEILDASATYSGDTQHIIDIFLYPMFKLALACCEDCPRHRMKIDDVVKELNIIKRARAAHKAVHEFRATA encoded by the exons ATGGTCCATCTTCTCACTCATACCCTCCTTTATCTCACACCCAGCTCTTCTCAACCCACCAGCAACCAAAGTAGCAACTACAGCGCCGATCTCCCTGTGCTCCTATCATTCAAACCGTTGATAACCGGTGATCCTACAGAGGCACTGTCCTCTTGGTCTTGGGACCCTGTCAGGAATGGCACGAGCACGGTGCCGTTGCTGAGCAGGAACTACCTCTATGGTTCCATGCCTGCTTCTCTAGGTCTCCTATCAAACCTCACATCTCTCAACGTTACCCATAACAATCTGACTGGTGATATTCCCATGTCATTCTCCAACCTCACAGCACTCACGAACCTTAGCATGCATAGCAACTACTTCCATGGCCAAATCCCCAGCTGGCTCGGCAACCTGACTTCACTGACACACTTAGGATTAGCCCAGAACAGTTTCAATGGCCATCTCTCTCCAGCTCCTGGTAAGATGGCTAATCTTGTTATATTTGACATCACAGCTAACAGACTGGAAGGCCCTTTTCCTCCATCCTTGTTCAATCTTTCTTCCGTCACAGACTTCCGCATCAGCTTCAACCAGTTTTCAGGATCTCTGCCACTTGATATTGGCTTTAAGCTTCCCAAGCTACGTATTTTCGCCACAAATGGGAACCAATTCGTTGGACCAATACCAGCCTCCTTGTCAAATGCATCCGCACTTAAAGATTTGTTTTTTCGCGGAAATCAGCATCATGGGCTGATTCCACAGGACATTGGCATCCATGGTCATATCCGGATATTTTCCTTAGGACACAATTTTCTTCAAACCACAGAGCGTAGGGATTGGGATTTCCTCACATCCTTAACCAACTGTAGCAACCTGACAATACTAGACCTTGAACAAAGCAACCTCGAAGGTGTTATGCCAGTCACTATTGCCAACCTATCTACAGAGCTCTACTGGCTTACAATAGGCAGAAACAAAATAGCTGGGACCATACCTGCAGGTTTAGGAAAGTTTCAAAAACTTAGAAAGGTCATCCTCGCAAATAGCCTTTTCACGGGCACTCTGCCTCTGGATATTGGCCAGATTCCTGGCCTCCAGTATCTTGACCTATCCCATAATAGATTCTATGGGCGGATTCCACAGTCATTAGGCAATATCACACAATTGAGCAACCTCTCTCTATCTAATAACTTTCTAGATGGCAGCATTCCAGCAAGCCTTGGTACCCTCACAAAACTTGTATCTCTGGATCTTTCCGCTAACTCCTTGATGGGGGAAATCCCACAGGAGATACTTAGTATTCCCTCTCTTACCTTACTTCTCAACCTCTCCAGCAATGCTCTAAGTGGCTCCATTCCAACACAGATAGGGAAGTTGAACAGCCTTGGCATAATCGACCTATCAATGAACAAGATGTCTGGTGAAATCCCAGACGCTCTCAGCAGTTGCGTCCAACTGAATTTCCTAAATTTGCAAGGAAATATTTTGCAAGGGCAAATACCGAGAGGCTTTTCTTCTTTGAGAGGCCTCGAAAAGTTGGATCTTTCCAATAATAACTTAGCAGGACCTGTACCTGAGTTCCTCCTGAGTTTGGAGCTCCTAACGTATCTAAACCTCTCTTTCAACAACTTATCTGGCCCCGTTCCAAATACAGGGATCTTTCACAATGCCACTGTATTGTTGCTCCCTGGTAATGGCATGCTATGCGGGGGTCCCCCATCCTTGCAACTCCCTTCATGCCCATATAGCCAGGCTTCGCAGCATCGGCGTCGAGTCATACTCTTTTGCATTGTTGGAATTTTGATCTTCTTCATGTGCTCCCTAACTGCATGCTACTTGATGAAGACAAGAATCAAACCAAACAGTGGTGCTGATCAAGAAATCGAATTTCGCCATGAGATGCATGAGAGGATATCCTATGCTGAGATAGATGCAGCAACAGAGTCATTCTCACCGGCAAATTTGATTGGTTCTGGAAGTTTCGGCAACGTGTACATAGGAACTCTAAATCTTGATGAGAGTTTATATACTGTAGCAATCAAGGTTCTCAATCTTGGCAAACGAGGAGCTAATAGAAGCTTCTTGAGAGAGTGTGAAGCCCTAAGGAAGATTCGACACCGGAAACTCGTCAAAGTGATCACTGTGTGTAGCAGTTTGGACCGTAATGGTGATGAGTTCAAGGCACTTGTCTTAGAATTTGTCTGCAATGGAAATTTAGATGAGTGGCTGCATCCAAAAGCAATGACTAACAGCATGACCTTTAGAAGGCTAAGTTTGATGGAAAGGCTATGCATTGCTCTTGATGTTGCAGAGGCATTAGAATATCTTCACCATCAAATTGAGCCATCCATAGTTCACTGTGATATCAAACCATGCAACATCCTTCTAGATGATGACATTGTTGCGCACGTTACCGACTTTGGTCTAGCAAAGATAATGCATACTGAAGAATGcgagcatggtggtggtggaaCTGAAAGCAGCTCACTTGTAATTAAAGGCACAATTGGATACGTTGCACCAG AGTATGGCTCAGGATCCAAACCCTCCACGGAAGGCGACGTATATAGCTATGGGGTGTTGCTATTGGAAATATTTACTGGAAGTAGGCCAACTGACAATTTCATGGATGGTGTGACAGGCCTTGTCGGCTATGTCAGGATGTCCTATCCTGATAAGCTACTGGAAATATTGGATGCTAGTGCAACCTACAGCGGAGACACGCAGCATATCATTGATATATTCTTATATCCTATGTTTAAGCTTGCCCTAGCTTGCTGCGAGGATTGCCCAAGGCACAGAATGAAGATAGATGATGTAGTCAAGGAATTGAACATCATAAAGAGAGCACGTGCAGCTCATAAGGCTGTCCATGAGTTTCGAGCAACCGCCTAA